DNA from Podospora pseudopauciseta strain CBS 411.78 chromosome 5 map unlocalized CBS411.78m_5, whole genome shotgun sequence:
CGCTGCCCGGTGTCATTTGATTCGTTAACCACTATGCTGTTGCACTTGGAATATTAGAGATGGGGGGCAGTACTAAacatcatcgccaacatCTTGATGTGCATGTACTTGTGGAGGCCAAAGTCCAAAGTCTGATCATCTCTGATGTCAACATAAACTCCTTGCACTGCTCGGCTTGCAGCTGCTCTGGGCCACTCAGGGTTAGGCGTGCTGGTGCTCTGCCAGCAGCACTCTGAGCAGtgcccatcccccccccaaccttcTGTTCTAGTACCTATAGTTATCACAGGTTTGCACCTGCTGGAAGCTGCAACAGTGAGAACCATCCCATCGGACCTCCTTCCATCTCTCTTGTTTGTTATATTCTACTCCGTAATCACAGCAATCCTCCCATAGTCAGCTGCACTAAAGGCAAGCTGCGAGCTTGGCTAGTGATCAAATGAAGTCTGACCATCGTGCTCAGCGTTCCTGCGTCCAGTGATAAcatcctctctctcaccacGCAGCCCTCCCTTCTTCATGAAGCCGCCATCCTACTCCCCATTGTCAAAATTGACCCAGTTAATGCCCCATATAGTGACTGTGTGGCGAGAGATGTATATTGCAGTGGGAGTTCGAGCTGATAGTGAACGCTGTGGATCATACGGCCTGTCTACGGTCAACCCACTTGTTGTTCAGCATATAGTTTGCTATTCCCATGAAGAAAAAAGCCAGACAACCTGGCCAATCCACAAAGCCCGTCAGCAATCATAGCCTGTCAAACAAGCAACGCAAGTAGCAATTCGGATAGGTGCCCACACAAACGACTATATCCGTTACAATATCACTAGAAGACCGCAAAACCGCAACAgcagaccaccaccgccatctcaCTCCTTCCATATAAAACCCTTTGAAGCCACCCATCCCAAAACCGACCAGACCTGTCTTGTCACCgaccaccaaaaagaaaacaagaaacacctttcccacccccagATTCCGAACCAGCCGATATTACCACATCAACGCTCCTCAAAATaaaacctccccaacctctcgCCCTCCTTCGGACTCCCCAGACTatcccctcttccccctctctGACCACTCCCACCACGCCCACCCTCAAACTGCTCCCTAATaatcctctccgccgcctccctaCTATTCGCCCCAGTCCCCGTAGACTCAGACCCAACAGACAACGTACTCGGTGACGTTACATGGcccctctgctgctgctgctgctgctgggccaAAGCCAGCGCCTGCTGCTGAGCAACATGCTGATGCGACCCCGGCTGCTGCGTCTCCCTGATAGCACTCGTCGGATGCGTCAAAGGCTGCCCCTCCTGCATCGGAACCGGCCCCCCAGTAGTAGTATCAACAAAGACATCATCCCCCACACTGCCCGGCATCGTAACCCCCTGCGCGGCAGCCACCGTCCCCTCCAGCGCAaccccatccaccatcctcgctcGCTGAATCTCCCTCGCGGCGGTCTGGCTGACGGGGGTGTCACTGTTGCTGCCGTTATTGTTACCGCTATTGTTATTCTCCGCCAGCCTTGCATCAGCAACCggcctcccaaccccaagcccaccaccaaTATTCCGCcccgtcatccccaacccccccccaggCGCACCCTCACTAAATCCAGAGTTACTCCTCTCCAAGCCCCCTATCCCCCCTTGCCCTCCACCACTCGGCATCCCCCTCCGATGATAAATAGGCCCACTAACCGTactccccgccccctccccaaagcccaccaaactctccctcccatcatcctcctcatcgtaAGTCCCCGCGCTCCTCCTActcaacccatcatcatccatctcatCAATCATCATATCCTCATCCACATACCCGCTCCCCCCCGCAACACTAGCACTATCCATCTCAGTCAACAtatcctcatccccatcctccctccccctcatcgtCGTAGTCCTGCTCCTCCCGCTGACTGACCCACCCCCCAGAGAAGGGGACACTTCTGTTGCCGAGGCAGACCCAACAGTGCTCATCTTGTTTTGCATTTGGGGTTGACCTTGAGCATCAAAGTAGGCTATACctgttgggggttggaattgttgggtttgggtaTAGGGTTGGAtaggttgttgttggccggATCGGAATTGTTGTTGTCGAGAAAAAGCGGCGGGGGCCAGACCGGTGAGGCGGGAGATGCGGTCGGCGCGTTCGGCttcgagggaggagttggatggGTCATATTGGGGGGGTAGGCCGCGGGGATTtagagggtgagggtggtggtggacggTGCCCTTGTGGCCGTCTTTGATGGCTGTTGTGGAGAGGgccgagagggaggtggtcgtggaggttggggttcCGCTGAGTGAGAGTCAGGGGGTGATTAGtagaggtggaaggggaaagggagataCATACGGAATCTCAGGGGTGTCTGGGTTGGAGGGGCCtggagggaggttgatgagggttGGATGGGAGGTCTGCGACATCTTTGCTGATGGTATATGTGGGTGCTGGAGGTGAGGCTTCGTGCGAGGCTGAGGGCAACTGATAATAGGGGTTGCGACACACGGAATCTGTGCTTTCTGAGTTGTAGTCCGACGATGCCGACGACGTACAAAGACGAAGTGGGTGATGTTATCCGCGCGTTTGGCTGGCTCGCTGTTGTTACTTGTTGATGCTAAAGAGACGACGAACAAAACGCGACGGAGATGGGATATCAGAAGCTGCTGGATGAAACGGAGAAAGGATCGCTTGGTGGACTTGCATGCGCTGCTCCCATCCCAAAGAAAGACGAGCGACGGCTTCGCGGGGCTGCTGGACGGTCTGAAGTCGCGGAGGGTGTGGGGCCATGACGTCTGACCTGGGAGTCTAACCAATCACAGCACGAGATGCACCCTTGTGGTTCGACGCTGCGGGGTCAAGCAACTGTTAAGCTTTGAGCTCAGCGGGACCCGCTCCATGACAGCGGCAACGACgaccctctctctctctctctctctctttctcgtGGTGAAAATAGCATCAGATACAGCGACGCTTCATTTATGAtaacaacaagaagaagatatTCTTATATCATTCGTATCAAAACTTCCCAGGCAtaaaccccaccacctccgtcTTCTCCACAATCCCCTTTGCACCCTCCCAAAAAGCAGCATACGCCGGGTCTGTCTTGAGATAATATTCCCTGTCCTCGTCACTGTCGAACTCGCTCACAAAGGCATGAGTTACTCTGTCCTGTTTACCCCTTCAGTATACTGTTATCATCTCCCTAGAAACCACAGATGA
Protein-coding regions in this window:
- a CDS encoding uncharacterized protein (EggNog:ENOG503P2PN); this encodes MSQTSHPTLINLPPGPSNPDTPEIPGTPTSTTTSLSALSTTAIKDGHKGTVHHHPHPLNPRGLPPQYDPSNSSLEAERADRISRLTGLAPAAFSRQQQFRSGQQQPIQPYTQTQQFQPPTGIAYFDAQGQPQMQNKMSTVGSASATEVSPSLGGGSVSGRSRTTTMRGREDGDEDMLTEMDSASVAGGSGYVDEDMMIDEMDDDGLSRRSAGTYDEEDDGRESLVGFGEGAGSTGDAEWWRARGDRGLGEE